Proteins from a genomic interval of Thermoanaerobacterium thermosaccharolyticum DSM 571:
- a CDS encoding glycoside hydrolase family 130 protein — MRFKDRYEIELRKYEDLISRKNEKTENYNGIFDRYKYPVLTREHTPLFWRYDLDEKTNPYFMERLGVNAVFNPGAIELDGKFYLVARVEGYDRKSFFAVAESDSGIDGFKFWDYPVEFDDLYPEETNVYDMRLTKHEDGWIYGVFCSESKDPNAPPGDLSSAIASAGIVRTKDLKKWERLPNLKTRSPQQRNVVLHPELVNGKYAFYTRPQDDFIEAGSGSGICFGLCDNIESPVIDEEKLVSPRVYHTITEVKNGAGCVPIKTEKGWIHIAHGVRNTAAGLRYVIYLFVTDLNDPSKVIAAPGGYLIAPRGEERVGDVSNVVFTNGVIARDNGDVYIYYASSDTRIHVATTTVDRLLDYAFNTPPDALRSLDCVKQRKELIKKNLELNIR; from the coding sequence ATGAGGTTTAAAGACAGATATGAGATAGAATTACGTAAATATGAAGATCTAATAAGCAGAAAGAACGAAAAAACTGAAAATTACAACGGCATATTTGACAGGTACAAATATCCTGTATTGACGAGGGAGCATACACCGCTATTTTGGAGATACGACCTTGATGAGAAGACTAATCCATACTTTATGGAAAGGCTTGGTGTGAATGCTGTATTTAATCCTGGTGCGATAGAATTAGATGGAAAGTTTTATCTTGTTGCTCGTGTTGAAGGATACGACAGGAAATCGTTTTTTGCTGTTGCAGAAAGCGACAGCGGCATAGACGGGTTTAAATTCTGGGATTACCCTGTAGAATTTGATGATTTATACCCTGAAGAAACGAATGTATACGATATGAGGCTTACAAAGCATGAAGATGGATGGATTTATGGCGTATTCTGCTCTGAAAGCAAGGATCCAAATGCTCCTCCAGGTGACTTGTCGTCTGCTATTGCCAGTGCAGGTATAGTTCGCACAAAAGATCTCAAAAAATGGGAGAGGCTTCCTAATCTTAAGACGAGATCACCACAGCAGAGGAATGTAGTACTGCATCCTGAGCTTGTAAATGGAAAGTATGCATTTTACACAAGACCTCAAGATGATTTCATAGAAGCAGGAAGCGGCAGTGGGATTTGTTTTGGGCTTTGTGACAATATAGAAAGTCCGGTGATAGATGAAGAAAAACTTGTAAGTCCAAGAGTTTATCATACTATTACAGAAGTGAAAAATGGAGCTGGATGTGTTCCGATAAAAACAGAAAAAGGTTGGATACACATAGCACACGGTGTTAGAAATACTGCAGCAGGATTGAGATATGTTATATACTTATTTGTAACAGATCTAAATGACCCAAGTAAAGTCATAGCAGCTCCAGGAGGGTATTTGATTGCTCCGAGAGGCGAAGAGAGAGTTGGTGATGTATCAAATGTAGTATTTACTAATGGTGTAATCGCAAGAGATAATGGTGATGTTTACATCTACTATGCATCATCAGATACCAGAATCCATGTTGCAACTACGACTGTGGACAGACTTCTCGATTATGCTTTTAACACACCACCAGATGCTCTAAGATCTCTAGATTGCGTAAAGCAGAGAAAAGAGCTTATTAAGAAAAATCTCGAGTTAAATATAAGATAG
- a CDS encoding ABC transporter substrate-binding protein, with amino-acid sequence MKKRISILISALMILSILVSGCSSSSNKQNSSSKNTTNTTKKVTIKLSTWAGADESKQLQSIIDKLNANSKDYVIEQNSNPADYDTRITTQLSAGDGGPDLFWVSAQRATQLAAQGALLDITDYMSKSDNKAAKVSDYYENSLAPFKYQDKIYGLPWAENPVVLYINKDLFDKAKIPYPDGTWNWDKFLSVAQQLTVDANGKHPGEAGFDKNNIKQWGFTLNGWPPVQMFVWQNNGEVITPDFKSSPIDTPEAKKAFEFYSELINSPAVPSQQTIKDQGFDTMFKNQQVAMFMGGAADSLETQVNFNCGVYEVPSGPTGKKVTFGDLYGMAINAKTHNPEAAFKAFIDLTNAIQEWKVVPPLKSEVNVDALKKLHPDRSTETLDNIVKSMSYAEGFRYFANYPDWDNIFWNQLMDPIINNKANPDSLIPKVKPQLDNVLKQYSSK; translated from the coding sequence ATGAAAAAGAGAATTTCGATTTTGATATCGGCTTTGATGATTTTATCAATACTTGTAAGTGGTTGCTCCAGCAGCTCAAACAAGCAAAATTCTTCTTCAAAGAATACAACTAATACAACCAAAAAGGTAACCATTAAATTATCTACGTGGGCAGGTGCAGATGAATCTAAACAACTTCAATCGATTATAGACAAATTAAATGCTAACTCAAAAGATTACGTTATAGAACAAAATTCAAACCCTGCTGACTATGATACGAGGATTACAACTCAGCTTTCAGCAGGTGATGGTGGACCTGATTTGTTTTGGGTATCTGCTCAAAGAGCAACACAGCTTGCAGCACAGGGTGCACTGCTTGATATAACAGATTACATGTCGAAATCAGATAATAAGGCTGCAAAAGTATCCGATTATTACGAAAATTCATTAGCACCATTTAAATATCAAGACAAAATATATGGCCTGCCGTGGGCAGAAAATCCAGTAGTATTATATATTAATAAAGATCTATTTGACAAAGCTAAAATTCCGTATCCAGATGGCACTTGGAATTGGGACAAGTTCTTAAGTGTTGCTCAGCAATTGACGGTAGATGCAAATGGAAAACATCCGGGAGAAGCTGGTTTTGATAAAAACAATATTAAACAGTGGGGCTTTACATTAAATGGCTGGCCGCCAGTTCAGATGTTTGTATGGCAAAACAATGGTGAAGTAATAACGCCAGATTTCAAAAGTTCGCCAATAGATACTCCTGAAGCAAAAAAAGCATTTGAATTTTATTCTGAATTGATAAACAGTCCAGCAGTTCCGTCACAGCAGACGATTAAGGATCAAGGCTTTGATACAATGTTTAAAAACCAGCAAGTTGCTATGTTTATGGGAGGAGCTGCTGACAGTTTAGAAACACAAGTTAACTTCAACTGTGGTGTTTATGAAGTTCCTTCTGGTCCTACTGGCAAAAAAGTTACTTTTGGAGACTTATACGGCATGGCAATAAATGCTAAAACTCATAATCCTGAAGCAGCATTTAAAGCATTTATTGATTTAACAAATGCTATTCAAGAGTGGAAGGTAGTACCTCCGCTAAAATCAGAAGTAAATGTTGATGCACTTAAAAAATTGCATCCAGATAGAAGCACAGAGACATTGGATAATATTGTAAAATCAATGTCTTATGCAGAAGGCTTCAGATACTTTGCAAATTATCCAGATTGGGATAATATATTCTGGAATCAACTTATGGATCCTATTATAAATAACAAGGCAAATCCTGATAGTCTCATACCTAAAGTAAAACCACAGTTAGACAATGTTTTAAAACAGTATAGCAGCAAATAA
- a CDS encoding glycoside hydrolase family 5 protein, which translates to MKKYGFNFQWIYVWDEGKSPLKPDLKALDFLVEMGFNFTRIPTDYRFWIKNFDYLNPDESVFEYIDLYLEECKKRNIHMCLNIHRGPGYCINRNDIERDNLWLDRVAQDGFVYQWQVFAKRYKGVSNKYLSFDLLNEPPDIGQYGMTREIHSSLIRRTVEAIREIDPEREIVIDGLGGGNIAMPELADIGVIHSGRGYQPMALTHYEATWWNGYKGLPVPTYPDLIWDGKVWNKDTIREYYKPWRDVEEKGVEVHIGEFGCFNKTPNDVALRWFKDLLSLYKEFEWGYSLWNFKGPFGIIEHGRDGAKYEDYHGYKVDRELLDLLIENRV; encoded by the coding sequence ATGAAAAAATATGGATTTAATTTTCAGTGGATATATGTATGGGATGAAGGCAAATCACCTTTAAAACCTGACTTGAAAGCTTTGGATTTTTTAGTGGAGATGGGCTTTAATTTCACAAGGATACCGACAGATTATAGATTTTGGATAAAAAATTTTGATTATTTAAATCCGGATGAAAGCGTTTTTGAATATATAGATTTGTACTTGGAAGAGTGTAAAAAGAGAAATATACATATGTGTTTAAATATACACAGGGGACCTGGATACTGCATTAACCGCAATGACATAGAGAGGGACAATTTGTGGCTTGACAGGGTTGCTCAAGATGGATTTGTATATCAATGGCAGGTATTTGCTAAAAGGTACAAAGGAGTGTCAAACAAATACCTAAGCTTTGACCTTTTAAATGAACCGCCGGATATAGGGCAGTACGGCATGACCCGCGAGATACACTCATCATTAATTAGACGCACTGTTGAGGCAATACGCGAAATTGATCCTGAAAGAGAAATAGTCATAGACGGTTTAGGCGGTGGAAATATAGCGATGCCGGAATTAGCTGATATTGGCGTGATACACAGCGGGAGAGGATATCAACCAATGGCTCTTACACATTATGAAGCAACCTGGTGGAATGGCTACAAGGGATTGCCAGTGCCTACATATCCAGATCTCATTTGGGACGGGAAGGTGTGGAATAAAGACACCATAAGAGAATACTACAAGCCATGGCGAGATGTGGAAGAAAAAGGCGTTGAGGTGCATATAGGCGAATTTGGATGTTTCAACAAAACACCAAATGATGTTGCTTTAAGATGGTTTAAGGATCTCTTAAGTTTGTACAAAGAATTTGAATGGGGCTATTCTCTCTGGAATTTTAAAGGACCATTTGGAATCATTGAACATGGCCGTGATGGTGCCAAATATGAAGATTACCATGGATACAAAGTTGATAGAGAGCTTTTAGATCTTCTTATAGAGAATAGAGTTTAG
- a CDS encoding carbohydrate ABC transporter permease gives MERYIGTTERWLLTPVVLMFLAVIIYFLLRKIGWRERAATGFALISPWLIGFIIFTAFPLIYSLYLSFTNYSLFGTPKWIGLKNYIYIFTSDYEFWPSVRLTLLYAVFTVPIGVIGSLLIAMLLNNRIKGIGVFRTIYYLPAVMPDVAVALIWRWLFNSQSGLINYALSPFLKLFHIGKIDWFGDPKYVLWAFIIMSVWGIFGTNTVVFLAGLQGVPRSLYEVADLDGASPWIKFWNITIPQISPVILLQVVMGIISALQIFTVAMFVRPTTGAGIFMNQLIYNRGFTQLHMGQASAIAWVLFLIILAFTLLVFKSTPAWVHYEGEIKR, from the coding sequence ATGGAACGATATATCGGGACTACAGAACGATGGCTTTTGACACCTGTAGTTCTTATGTTTCTCGCAGTGATAATTTATTTTTTGCTTAGAAAGATTGGGTGGAGGGAAAGAGCGGCAACTGGTTTTGCTTTGATATCTCCATGGCTTATAGGTTTTATTATTTTTACAGCATTTCCACTTATTTATTCTTTATATTTGAGTTTTACAAATTATAGTTTATTTGGAACACCTAAATGGATTGGACTTAAAAACTATATATACATATTTACCAGCGATTATGAATTTTGGCCGTCAGTAAGACTTACTCTGCTGTATGCAGTATTTACAGTGCCAATCGGCGTTATAGGTTCATTATTGATTGCTATGTTGTTAAACAACCGCATAAAAGGAATAGGCGTTTTTAGGACTATTTATTATTTACCTGCCGTTATGCCTGATGTTGCTGTTGCATTAATATGGAGATGGCTTTTCAATAGTCAATCAGGTCTTATTAATTACGCTCTTTCACCATTTCTTAAGTTATTTCACATTGGGAAAATAGACTGGTTTGGCGATCCAAAATACGTTTTATGGGCGTTTATAATAATGAGCGTATGGGGCATATTTGGAACAAACACAGTTGTTTTTCTAGCTGGACTTCAGGGAGTTCCTAGAAGCCTTTATGAAGTTGCTGATTTAGACGGTGCAAGTCCGTGGATAAAATTTTGGAATATAACAATTCCTCAGATATCACCGGTAATACTTTTGCAGGTAGTAATGGGAATTATTAGTGCATTGCAGATATTTACTGTGGCTATGTTTGTAAGGCCTACAACAGGTGCGGGAATATTTATGAATCAATTGATCTACAATAGAGGTTTTACACAGTTACACATGGGGCAAGCATCAGCAATTGCATGGGTATTGTTTTTAATCATTTTAGCATTTACGCTTTTAGTCTTTAAATCTACACCCGCTTGGGTACATTATGAAGGGGAAATTAAGAGGTAA
- a CDS encoding beta-galactosidase trimerization domain-containing protein, which yields MDTTTNSIFDKFVIGANYWPRNYGVDMWKQWDKDEIKKEFKEAKSLGLDVLRINLLWEDFQPHPDMISEDAIKKFDELIGICHDVDIKIVPTFFVGHMSGENFDIPWRNGKNIYNDPFMLRHEVKLVRFFAERYKDESAILFWDLSNEPDNYVKAESNHDAWLWNYVLSSEIKKHDKNHPVTLGIHQASLLSDNKFYPEDLKEGNDFLCMHAYPIYTDTCIDPVNSIRSTYIAPFASKLTKALGGKDVLFEEFGATTLMMSEEIEGKYYKTVLYSLFANESLGALAWCFGDFTVGNNLPYNTTPFETHFGITSSDGEPKLAGLEIKAFSEFINKLEYKELIPKECDAAIIVPDKYYSALFVGDDYTPERNFRILLNSFILAKQAGIDVEMVKASEKDFSKYKMLILPSAYRKGHLNHDQWMRIMDYVKSGGTLYASYDGISVDGFDELFGIETQYSIVPKGDSVSIYLEERGLKLKYDTLKFNKRLIAKPTTCSVIGYDNEGNPAVVMNKFGKGNAVLVTYPVELYLSYMPDVYKDDKTYEIYKFTEDLSRIKPKIEVESPFIEVKEFEYKGKKLVIFINHEDIDIKIDANISGKIKDLISNKEINLDNFTIKADDVVAFLM from the coding sequence ATGGATACAACAACAAATTCTATATTCGACAAATTTGTAATTGGTGCTAATTACTGGCCAAGAAATTACGGCGTTGATATGTGGAAGCAGTGGGACAAAGATGAGATCAAAAAGGAGTTTAAAGAGGCAAAGTCATTAGGATTAGATGTATTGAGAATAAATCTCTTGTGGGAGGATTTTCAGCCACATCCTGACATGATATCGGAAGATGCGATTAAGAAATTTGATGAACTTATTGGAATATGCCACGATGTTGACATAAAAATTGTCCCTACGTTTTTCGTAGGTCATATGAGCGGAGAAAATTTCGACATTCCGTGGAGAAATGGTAAAAACATATACAATGATCCATTTATGCTAAGACATGAGGTTAAATTGGTGAGATTTTTTGCTGAAAGGTATAAAGATGAAAGTGCCATTTTATTCTGGGATCTTTCTAATGAGCCAGATAACTACGTTAAAGCAGAGTCGAATCATGATGCATGGCTTTGGAATTACGTTTTGTCAAGCGAGATAAAAAAGCACGACAAAAATCATCCTGTGACGTTAGGCATACATCAGGCGTCCCTTCTTTCAGACAATAAGTTTTATCCTGAAGACTTGAAAGAAGGCAATGACTTCTTATGTATGCATGCGTATCCTATTTACACTGATACATGCATTGACCCTGTAAATTCTATAAGGAGCACTTACATTGCACCTTTTGCATCAAAGCTTACAAAGGCCCTTGGAGGCAAAGATGTACTGTTTGAAGAATTCGGTGCAACGACCCTTATGATGTCTGAAGAAATAGAAGGAAAGTATTATAAAACAGTTTTATACAGCTTATTTGCAAATGAATCATTAGGTGCATTGGCATGGTGCTTTGGAGATTTTACAGTTGGTAATAACCTGCCGTACAATACGACGCCCTTTGAAACGCATTTTGGGATAACATCATCTGATGGGGAACCAAAGCTAGCAGGCCTTGAAATAAAAGCTTTTTCAGAATTTATAAATAAGCTTGAATACAAAGAGTTAATTCCAAAAGAATGCGATGCAGCTATAATTGTTCCAGATAAGTATTATAGTGCCTTATTTGTAGGTGATGATTATACACCAGAGAGAAATTTTAGAATACTTTTAAATAGCTTCATACTTGCTAAACAAGCTGGCATAGACGTAGAGATGGTAAAAGCTTCTGAGAAGGATTTTAGCAAATACAAAATGCTGATACTTCCATCTGCATATAGGAAGGGACATCTGAATCACGATCAGTGGATGAGAATAATGGATTATGTAAAAAGCGGTGGTACATTGTATGCATCTTATGATGGAATTTCTGTTGATGGTTTTGATGAACTTTTTGGCATTGAAACACAATATTCAATTGTACCTAAAGGCGATTCTGTTTCAATTTATTTAGAAGAGAGGGGCTTAAAGCTAAAATACGACACGCTTAAATTTAATAAGCGTCTTATCGCAAAACCTACGACATGCAGTGTGATTGGATACGACAATGAAGGGAATCCCGCAGTGGTAATGAATAAATTTGGGAAAGGCAATGCAGTCCTTGTGACGTACCCTGTCGAACTTTATTTAAGCTACATGCCGGACGTATATAAAGACGACAAAACTTATGAAATATACAAATTCACAGAAGATTTATCTCGTATAAAGCCAAAAATAGAAGTAGAATCGCCGTTTATAGAGGTCAAAGAATTTGAATATAAGGGCAAAAAGCTTGTAATATTTATTAATCATGAAGATATTGATATAAAGATTGATGCAAATATTTCAGGGAAAATAAAAGATTTAATAAGCAATAAAGAAATTAATTTGGATAACTTTACGATAAAAGCTGATGATGTAGTTGCATTTTTGATGTAG
- a CDS encoding LacI family DNA-binding transcriptional regulator, which yields MKKVTLQDIAEVIGVSKNTVSKALRGAEGVSAEMRSRILETAMKMGYKKIKNLPTKIINVTILCREDFLVESTFWSNVLYGIESAARNNNLKLSITGIDVEGEENLSIPQTITKETTNGIIIVGTLNDEFIKKIKATKIPFVVVDHYSNAIDCDYINTANENGVYKAVKYLYDNGHRKIGFIGNNEWAFSFRQRYYSYVRSMEELGMYVDSDYVWLDINLKGAEFFRDPEYFKRKISITEDFPTGWICANDKIALAFMRSLEDMGVKVPEEVSVVGFDNIEMSAYSHPSLTTIDIPKSSLGEKAVNQLLYRMNNPEKPYEDIKLYTQLVIRSSVKEII from the coding sequence ATGAAAAAAGTAACCTTACAAGATATTGCTGAAGTTATAGGTGTATCAAAAAATACTGTATCCAAAGCACTGAGAGGTGCTGAAGGTGTAAGTGCAGAAATGAGAAGCAGGATATTGGAGACAGCAATGAAGATGGGATACAAAAAGATAAAAAACCTTCCTACTAAAATCATAAATGTAACTATACTTTGCAGAGAAGATTTTCTCGTAGAATCTACTTTTTGGTCCAATGTCCTGTATGGCATTGAAAGTGCCGCCAGAAACAATAATTTAAAATTAAGCATTACAGGCATTGATGTAGAAGGTGAAGAAAATTTAAGTATTCCCCAGACGATAACGAAAGAGACTACAAATGGAATCATAATAGTAGGTACTTTAAACGATGAGTTTATAAAAAAGATAAAAGCAACAAAAATACCATTTGTTGTTGTAGACCATTACAGCAATGCAATTGATTGTGATTATATAAATACGGCAAATGAAAACGGAGTATATAAAGCAGTAAAATATCTTTACGACAATGGACACAGAAAGATAGGATTCATAGGCAATAATGAGTGGGCCTTCAGTTTCAGACAGAGGTATTACTCATATGTAAGAAGTATGGAAGAGCTGGGAATGTATGTTGACAGCGACTATGTGTGGCTTGACATAAACTTAAAGGGTGCTGAATTCTTTAGAGATCCAGAATATTTTAAAAGAAAAATTTCTATAACTGAAGATTTCCCTACAGGATGGATTTGTGCCAATGATAAAATTGCATTAGCATTTATGAGAAGCTTGGAAGATATGGGTGTAAAAGTACCTGAGGAAGTTTCGGTTGTAGGATTTGACAACATTGAAATGAGTGCCTATTCTCATCCCAGTCTTACGACAATAGATATACCTAAAAGCTCACTAGGAGAAAAAGCTGTCAATCAGCTTTTGTACAGGATGAATAATCCTGAAAAACCCTACGAAGATATAAAACTATATACGCAGCTTGTTATTCGCAGTTCAGTTAAAGAGATAATTTAG
- a CDS encoding carbohydrate ABC transporter permease produces the protein MVDILHGYRQSNRIRNVTRKIILYVILSAIAIVILMPFFWMLSTALKSNADIFAWPPDFFPKPALWGNFAKAWHAMPFNIYLINSIFIVVLGMVAEITSETLVAYGFARFKFPGRDLIFFILLSTMMLPFHVTLIPTYLIWQKLGLVGQFDPLVIRAWTAWGPFYIFLLRQFLMGIPVELDEAAEIDGATPLQTFVHVILPQIKPALLAICIFAFRGYWNDFLGPVLYLNDMNKYTMTLGMYFFMGGVNEQPSWNYLMAMSIVIALPMLILFFIAQRYFIEGITFTGLKE, from the coding sequence ATGGTGGATATATTACATGGATATAGACAATCAAATAGAATTCGCAATGTCACCAGGAAAATCATTTTGTATGTTATTCTTTCAGCAATAGCCATAGTGATTTTGATGCCCTTCTTTTGGATGTTATCAACAGCATTGAAATCTAATGCAGATATATTTGCTTGGCCGCCAGATTTCTTTCCAAAGCCTGCATTATGGGGAAATTTTGCAAAAGCATGGCATGCGATGCCATTTAATATTTACCTTATAAATAGTATTTTTATAGTGGTTTTGGGAATGGTAGCTGAAATAACCAGCGAAACTTTGGTTGCGTATGGATTCGCAAGATTTAAATTTCCCGGTAGAGATTTGATATTTTTTATACTTTTAAGCACGATGATGCTGCCGTTTCACGTTACATTGATACCAACTTATTTGATATGGCAAAAGTTGGGGCTAGTTGGCCAATTTGATCCTTTGGTAATAAGGGCGTGGACAGCGTGGGGACCATTTTATATATTTTTATTGAGACAGTTTTTGATGGGTATACCAGTAGAATTGGATGAGGCAGCTGAAATTGACGGAGCGACGCCATTGCAAACTTTCGTTCATGTAATTTTGCCTCAGATTAAACCGGCTCTTCTTGCAATCTGCATATTTGCTTTTAGAGGATATTGGAACGACTTTTTAGGTCCTGTTCTTTACCTCAATGATATGAATAAATACACGATGACGCTTGGAATGTACTTCTTCATGGGCGGTGTAAATGAACAGCCAAGTTGGAACTATTTGATGGCTATGTCAATTGTAATAGCTCTGCCAATGTTAATATTATTCTTTATTGCACAGCGCTATTTCATAGAAGGTATCACATTTACTGGCTTGAAAGAATAA
- a CDS encoding LacI family DNA-binding transcriptional regulator, whose amino-acid sequence MPAIKKKKVTMKDIAEKLNISVNAVSIALNDKVGVSEETRNLVLKTADEMGYFDENPSFIIKNHFKNICLLIEERNFRDTHFYTKVILGIENEARKNNFDILVNFMNKDDFQIPKSVESRKVSGILVVGTIKDEHLKMLLDYGIPIVQVDHSSFLINTDAVLTQNIPGSYMATKYLIDKGHTQIGFFGEIDFSLSFKERWLGFNEAMRTSELNVDPILNVNPGYCVIGSVEKYVLSKNYKEVANIISKMDKLPTAWVCSNDSAAITLYNALNILGLKVPDDISVVGFDDIDICKIVNPPLTTVRVNKELMGVKAVQKLLWRMNNIKEPYDHIRMEVKLIERGSVKDLR is encoded by the coding sequence TTGCCGGCAATAAAGAAGAAAAAGGTTACAATGAAAGATATAGCAGAGAAATTAAATATATCTGTCAATGCGGTATCGATAGCGTTAAATGATAAAGTGGGAGTTAGTGAAGAAACTAGAAACTTGGTTTTAAAGACTGCTGATGAAATGGGGTATTTTGACGAGAATCCATCATTTATCATTAAAAATCACTTTAAAAATATTTGTCTCTTGATAGAGGAGCGAAATTTTCGCGATACTCATTTTTACACAAAGGTAATACTTGGAATAGAAAATGAGGCTAGAAAGAATAATTTCGATATTTTAGTCAATTTTATGAATAAAGACGATTTTCAGATTCCTAAAAGCGTTGAAAGCAGAAAGGTGTCAGGTATACTAGTTGTTGGCACGATAAAAGACGAACACTTAAAAATGCTTTTAGATTATGGCATACCGATAGTGCAAGTTGATCACTCATCATTTTTAATAAATACTGATGCAGTTTTGACTCAGAATATACCTGGCTCTTATATGGCGACAAAATATCTTATTGATAAGGGGCATACGCAGATAGGATTTTTTGGAGAGATAGACTTTTCTCTGAGTTTTAAAGAGAGATGGCTTGGCTTCAATGAAGCTATGAGAACATCAGAACTAAATGTTGACCCTATATTAAATGTAAATCCAGGATACTGTGTAATCGGCAGCGTTGAAAAGTACGTTTTAAGCAAAAACTACAAAGAAGTGGCAAATATTATATCAAAGATGGATAAGCTACCGACTGCATGGGTATGCTCAAACGACAGTGCAGCTATAACATTGTATAATGCATTGAACATTTTAGGATTGAAAGTGCCTGATGACATCTCAGTTGTGGGTTTTGATGACATCGATATATGTAAGATTGTCAATCCTCCATTGACTACGGTTCGTGTAAACAAGGAGCTAATGGGCGTCAAGGCAGTTCAAAAACTTTTGTGGAGGATGAATAATATTAAAGAACCGTATGACCATATAAGAATGGAAGTTAAATTAATCGAGAGAGGATCTGTAAAGGACTTGAGATAG
- a CDS encoding AGE family epimerase/isomerase, giving the protein MEKIAQEMYKELKDRIFPFWSKLKDEKNGGFYGYVDYDLNIDNKALKGSILNSRILWFFSAFYCLDKDEKALELAHHAYKFLRDNILDKENKGLYWMVDYIGEPADTRKHTYSQAFGIYGLAQYYKATGNEEALNIAIDLFNIIERNCRDENGYLEEFDRNWNLKENYELSEHGVISSRTMNTHLHILEAYTLLYDIWKNSNLKKSIIYLLNLFKDKIYSEDGKYLKVFFNDNWDTTIDIKSYGHDIEASWLLDRAVDVLCDEGIKNTTKKYTMEIAENILNNIYSPDGIVNEAVEGKTDLSRVWWVQAESVVGFFNAYQKTNDVRFIEASKNIWEYIKRYVIDKRDGGEWYWKVDENGKPFNMPIVEPWKCPYHNGRMCIEIIERVKGNEV; this is encoded by the coding sequence ATGGAGAAAATAGCACAGGAAATGTATAAAGAGTTGAAGGATAGAATTTTTCCTTTTTGGAGCAAATTGAAAGACGAAAAAAATGGCGGTTTTTACGGATATGTTGACTATGACTTAAATATTGACAATAAAGCCTTGAAAGGTTCAATATTGAATTCCAGAATATTGTGGTTTTTTTCAGCATTTTACTGTTTAGATAAAGATGAAAAAGCACTTGAACTGGCGCATCATGCTTATAAATTTTTAAGAGATAATATCTTGGATAAAGAAAATAAAGGTCTCTATTGGATGGTAGATTATATAGGAGAGCCTGCGGATACTAGAAAACATACATACAGTCAGGCTTTTGGCATATACGGATTGGCTCAATACTACAAAGCGACAGGCAATGAGGAAGCTTTAAATATTGCAATCGATTTATTTAACATTATTGAAAGAAATTGCAGAGATGAAAATGGATATTTGGAGGAATTTGATCGCAATTGGAATCTTAAAGAGAATTACGAACTTAGTGAACATGGAGTAATATCCAGCCGTACAATGAATACGCATCTTCACATATTGGAAGCCTACACATTGCTTTATGATATTTGGAAGAATAGTAATCTTAAAAAAAGCATAATCTATCTTCTCAATCTCTTCAAAGATAAAATATACAGTGAAGATGGAAAATATCTAAAAGTATTTTTTAATGACAATTGGGACACTACCATTGATATAAAATCATATGGACACGACATAGAAGCAAGCTGGCTTTTAGATAGGGCTGTGGATGTATTATGTGACGAAGGAATAAAAAATACAACAAAAAAATACACTATGGAAATTGCTGAAAACATATTAAATAATATATATTCACCGGATGGCATAGTAAATGAGGCTGTTGAAGGTAAAACTGATTTATCAAGAGTATGGTGGGTTCAAGCAGAATCTGTAGTGGGGTTTTTTAATGCATATCAGAAGACCAATGATGTTAGATTCATAGAAGCTTCAAAGAATATCTGGGAATATATAAAAAGATATGTGATCGACAAAAGAGATGGAGGAGAATGGTACTGGAAAGTAGATGAAAACGGAAAACCATTTAACATGCCTATTGTTGAGCCTTGGAAATGTCCTTATCACAATGGTAGGATGTGCATAGAAATAATAGAAAGGGTGAAAGGCAATGAGGTTTAA